A genomic stretch from Vicinamibacteria bacterium includes:
- the thiE gene encoding thiamine phosphate synthase translates to MPETAPFSRLYPIVDATLAGDEDAAVWAVLSFARAGLRTVQLRAKSSSAEAFWRMAVKALAAIRGTGARLIVNDRADVALLAQADGVHVGRDDLSAEATRRVVGPGRIIGLSTHSEEQAREADRATIDYVAIGPIFETTTKTSDVPPLGLEGVRAARRVVRKPLVAIGGITLDRAPSVLTAGADGVAVVSALWSGSADRREYLLRQWIQVTGN, encoded by the coding sequence TTGCCTGAGACCGCGCCCTTCTCTCGTCTCTATCCGATCGTGGATGCGACACTCGCCGGCGACGAGGACGCGGCGGTTTGGGCAGTCCTGTCGTTCGCGCGCGCCGGGCTGCGCACAGTGCAGCTTCGCGCCAAGAGCTCGAGCGCCGAGGCGTTCTGGCGCATGGCGGTGAAGGCCCTGGCTGCGATCCGCGGGACGGGGGCTCGGCTGATCGTCAACGACCGGGCGGACGTGGCTCTTTTGGCCCAGGCCGATGGCGTGCACGTCGGCCGGGACGATCTCTCAGCCGAGGCCACGCGTCGGGTCGTCGGGCCAGGCAGGATCATCGGGCTCTCGACGCACTCGGAGGAGCAGGCTCGTGAAGCTGACCGGGCGACGATCGATTATGTGGCCATCGGCCCGATCTTCGAAACGACGACCAAGACGAGCGACGTTCCGCCCCTGGGGCTCGAAGGGGTACGTGCCGCTCGACGCGTAGTGAGAAAGCCGCTCGTCGCCATCGGCGGCATCACGCTCGATCGTGCTCCATCGGTGCTTACGGCGGGCGCCGACGGCGTTGCCGTTGTTTCGGCGCTCTGGTCGGGAAGCGCCGATCGACGAGAGTACCTGTTGCGACAATGGATTCAGGTCACGGGGAATTGA
- the folD gene encoding bifunctional methylenetetrahydrofolate dehydrogenase/methenyltetrahydrofolate cyclohydrolase FolD, with amino-acid sequence MTAKILDGKRVAEDIRAEVRENARPLVQRGVVPGLAAVLVGDDPASRLYVASKVKASQEAGLYSESVVLKAATTREELTTKLDELNQRDDIDGILLQLPLPEHLDAIEFLDRIDPAKDVDGFHPVSVGKLVQKRPGPRPCTPAGIMELLRREGIEVKGKRAVVVGRSDVVGKPMAMLLLHQNATVTVCHSRTVDLPAVCREGEILVAAIGRAAMIRRDFIRPGAVVVDVGMNRAETEEQVLDFFGPDSKRLEVLRKRGSTLVGDVHPRDAMDVASAFTPVPGGVGPLTIAMLLATTLELARARRG; translated from the coding sequence GTGACTGCGAAGATACTCGATGGAAAGCGGGTTGCCGAGGACATCCGCGCGGAGGTCAGAGAGAATGCGAGGCCGCTGGTTCAGCGCGGCGTGGTCCCCGGGCTGGCCGCGGTGCTCGTCGGCGACGACCCAGCGTCCCGACTCTATGTGGCAAGCAAGGTCAAGGCTTCGCAGGAGGCCGGCCTGTACTCCGAGAGCGTCGTGCTAAAGGCGGCGACCACGCGCGAGGAGCTCACCACCAAGCTCGACGAGCTCAACCAGCGGGACGACATCGACGGCATCCTTCTGCAGCTTCCGCTGCCCGAGCACCTCGACGCCATCGAGTTTCTCGATCGCATCGACCCGGCGAAGGACGTCGATGGCTTCCATCCCGTGAGCGTCGGTAAGCTCGTTCAAAAGCGGCCGGGGCCCAGGCCCTGTACGCCTGCGGGGATCATGGAGCTCCTTCGCCGGGAGGGAATCGAGGTGAAGGGAAAGCGCGCCGTGGTCGTCGGCCGTAGTGACGTCGTCGGAAAGCCGATGGCGATGCTGCTGCTGCATCAGAATGCGACGGTGACCGTGTGCCACTCACGAACCGTGGACCTCCCCGCCGTATGTCGTGAGGGAGAAATTCTCGTGGCCGCCATCGGGAGGGCCGCGATGATTCGTCGGGACTTCATTCGTCCTGGTGCTGTCGTGGTCGACGTCGGCATGAATCGTGCCGAGACCGAGGAGCAAGTGCTGGATTTCTTCGGCCCCGACTCGAAACGACTCGAAGTGCTCCGCAAGAGGGGATCGACCCTCGTGGGCGACGTGCATCCGCGAGACGCGATGGACGTCGCATCCGCGTTCACTCCGGTGCCGGGGGGCGTCGGCCCTCTGACGATCGCCATGCTGCTCGCCACGACGCTGGAGCTCGCTCGAGCGCGGCGAGGATGA
- the coaE gene encoding dephospho-CoA kinase (Dephospho-CoA kinase (CoaE) performs the final step in coenzyme A biosynthesis.) — MLEVGLTGGIACGKSVVRRRFEEKGVATLDADVVVHRLFEPGSEVVRELESVFGPQILTVEGAVDRKTLGALVFRDSAARQRVNAIVHPHVWLAIDAFFQSLRGRGEPFGVVDAALMVETGSYERYDCLIVVHCTAELQKERLMKRDGLTSEEAQRRIEAQMPIEEKKAYADLLIDTSGTLAETLSRTDDVLAALRNMAGES, encoded by the coding sequence TTGCTCGAGGTCGGGCTGACCGGAGGGATTGCCTGCGGCAAGAGCGTCGTGCGCCGTCGCTTCGAAGAAAAAGGAGTGGCCACCCTCGATGCCGACGTCGTCGTTCACCGTCTCTTCGAGCCGGGAAGCGAGGTCGTCCGCGAGCTCGAATCGGTTTTTGGCCCGCAGATCCTGACCGTCGAGGGCGCGGTGGACCGAAAAACTCTCGGTGCCCTCGTCTTTCGCGACTCGGCGGCGCGGCAGCGTGTGAACGCCATCGTCCATCCCCACGTCTGGCTGGCCATCGATGCTTTCTTCCAATCGCTCCGGGGGCGCGGCGAGCCGTTCGGTGTCGTCGATGCCGCGCTGATGGTGGAGACCGGGTCCTACGAGAGGTACGATTGCCTGATTGTCGTCCACTGCACCGCCGAACTGCAGAAGGAGCGACTCATGAAGCGCGACGGGCTCACTTCCGAGGAGGCCCAACGGCGCATCGAGGCGCAGATGCCGATCGAAGAGAAGAAGGCCTACGCGGACCTGCTCATCGACACTTCGGGAACGCTTGCGGAGACGCTCTCGCGAACCGACGACGTCCTCGCCGCTCTGCGAAACATGGCCGGTGAAAGCTGA